AGCATAATGTACAGAACTATTCAGGTGCATGCTTATGCAGACGACATAGTTATAGTTGCTAGGAGTGATCGGGCATTGAAAGAAACCTTTCTGGTGATTGAGGGAGAAGGACGACAGGTTGGTCTGAGAGTAAATGAAGGAAAAACAAAGTacatgaagatgaaaaagacAGCTGTAGAGAGACGACATCTGGGAAAGCTGGATATTGGCGAGTATTCCTTTGAAGaggttgaaaggtttaattacCTTGGCGCAGAGGTCAACCAAGGGAATAGAATATCCCcagaaataaaaagaagaataatgcTTGGCAACAAAGCATTTTTGCCAATATGCAATTAATAAGATCGAGAGCTATTTCCAGAGAAAcgaaaatgaaaatgtacaaaaCCTTGATACGACCTGTCGTGACATGGCTGCGAAACTTGGACTCTAAATGCAGCGGACACTCATGCATTGAGAGTATTTGAAAGGAAGGTGATAAGAAGAATCTATGGCCCTAGAAATGAAGGAGGGATTTGGAGGATCAGATATAATGAAGAGATCGAAATCCTACTCAAGAGGCAGAATATTGTCAGATTCGTGAAGTCAAGAAGAATAAGCTGGCTTGGGCATGTAGAGAGGATGCCACAGGAGAGAGCCCAGCAGAAGCTCATGCGAGAGGTCTTCTACAGtgcaagaagaagaggaaggccgAGAAGGAGCTGGCTGAGAGAAGTAGAGAACGACCTGCGTGTGATGGGAGTGATGCAGTGGAGAGTGTTAGCCCAGACAAGAAACGATTGGAGGCGAATTGTGGAGGAGGCGAAGGTTCTTCATGGACTGTAGCGCCGGcataagtaagtaagtaagattCACAACtatacatttaatttggattttcgtttaataatagttattcaaaatactCAACCTAAAATtgtcactttttcaaatattgatatgaataaaaattcatttatcaatGGATACTCGAAAATATCGagcatttgaaacatttttaaacCAGATAATTTTactaattatacattttttccaatttttgaaaTCATATCATACTTCTTACAACATTAGGCTACATAATAGTGTATTACTATGCTACTATAAGAAAGAGGTTTTTAGGAAAATTATTTCTTAGGCTATTCAATAATAAGTGTATCTCAGAGTACATATTTATGGAGAAAGTTTGAATTCTGTAGGAACTGTATAGAACAGCGTTCCATTTCAACAGCACTTTCACTTGTTAAGAATTCACACCAATACATTTTCGAGTTATATAAACGTGAATATTTTAGATTCTCGATTTAATACTAGTGCCCAAGTTCCATAAACTTCGGTGATTCACTTGTGATAGAAGATGAGGGTTAAAGTGATAGAAATCTACATTATAACAGTGAgtacaatttattattagtgATTTATTGTCATCTTTAtcattattgtatgaatgattaTAGAGCCgtggaataatataatttttataattaaatatatataattggCCTACAATAATTGAGTTGTTTTAATTAGCAGGTTATTTGAAGGAATGTGCGATTCACAAAAGAACACAATATTAGTTTCTTTCCTCATTCATTGTATTGTATATTTCAAAGAAATTAGTTGGAATAGGCCTTTAAAGGATAGTTAAAAATTATATGAGAATATAGTTACTTGTTGGaaacattaacaaaaaattatcattttcaattaatttcaaaaaatatttgaatattctctccttttttgaaatgttatatGCAGCCACTCCTTGTCTTATAGAATCAATCGATGAAAGCTCcttcaaaatttttgaaatcttaAATTTAGATTATCCAAGGAGACttgagttttttgaaatgtatatAAACTCTTCCAGCACGTTTCTATTAGGTAGTCGTTTTCTTCTCTCACCTTATGATAGAAATCTCATAAAAATACTTCTTTCTTAGTTTTTgtatgaaaatcaatttttaatatttgatgGGAACGTTTATGTTCAAATAATTATCGATAAATTAATACTTAtgataacaataaaattattttgtgcgatttgatgaataattttgtagGTTTTGATAGACTATAAGTTGTTGAGTTTAATATACTTAAgacttttatattgttttcaagcTACAAAACCAGTTGACTATTTTATatcacaaaaattattattttcaacaagatcgcacattaattattattaagtacCTCCTATTCTCCATTAGTacataaatttttcattcttcGTTAGAACACAGTACCGTACTTGATTATTTTCGATTTGCATGATAGTAGGCACCGTATGAATATAACTCTCTAATTTAAAACCCAAGTGCTAATCTGATTAaaactctaataataataaattgttttaaataaacttcaaaaaatgCCCACTATcgtataaattatttttattaaaccTCATTAAAAGTTTGAAACTCACTTTTAATAAGTGCTCTGTAATATAGAACCTTTCAAATTTGAACAGTCAGTGGTTGACAATTCCTTGTACTCATATTTGTCTTATTGATTATAGAGAATACCACAACATCAGTCATAATACAAACTGTATTGTCCGTACCTTACCATTTTATTTAGAGTAGGATTTCTGCATTCCAACATTATTTCGTTCATAGTCTCGGTAATATTGATTACTAGCAGGTGACCTGCTCCGCAAGAGTCTTTTTAAGTCAcgtgaaaaactgaaaacttgacgtactgaaatcttgaagaactgataTAATAGGCTCATAACCATCCTCTGtaaattaaaaatgagaatCTGTGTGTAAACTTTCAAGTTGATCattagttcagtagttcagacgtgatgatgcgtcattcttgtatttcctatcccgtacatgtataagtcatttcttccctttatttttattatagatGATTAGTCCTGTAGTGGTGtgttactttttatttatttgaaaaataaatttcaggtACCTTTTTTGAGTGAGTCATTTCCCTTGTTTTACCATTATTAAGTTACTGAAGAATAAATTTTACTTGTTATTTGCAACAGGTATTCCTGGTTGTGACATTTATGACGTACTTGGCATCAGCCAATCCGATCTTTAGCTGGCGCCGACCGATAGCTTACAAATTCAACACAGATATCGGCTACTCCAAATACCACGCACTCAATTACTGGCCAATCAACAGTCGCCATGCGGAAGGAGAATTCGACAAGTTCAGTGATGAACCTGCTTGATTTCATCGATTCAAATAATGGATGAAGTGTTGGACTTATTTACAAAGAACATCAGTGTTCTAAACCAAAGACTCTTATAAGTTACTATGGCAGCCTATTTATGATTCAATTTGACTTATAGCAATCTAGTTTTGGAAATTTATATGAAATCATTTCACAGTTTTTTTCTATAATGAGctcataattttgaaaccaaGCTAACTTCCTCGATACGAGTGGACTTATAAACAATGATTAGATTCCATTCAGTCACAAACCTGATTCTTTCTAttgaaaatttctaaaaatttgaaaatattcaaacggaattattataaaatgtgcCACCACATTATTGTGCTGATAATTTATAAAGCTCAATAGAATGAAAGTGAACTGTCCTTTGAAATTTAGAATCACAAAACTTAACTAATTTATTGGTAACATGTtacagaaatttctattttagTGTAGCTTTAAAATATTCGCTAAAGTAATTCATTGAGTTTAATTATTCTCCTGCATTGGAAAAGTAGCAGATTAGGGTGGAAGCATGTTGTGCTGGTTTTCATGAATGTGCTATTTTACAAACctaattaattaattggatTACTTTGAATTTACTttgtatttgttcaaaattaagatattttgaattatcaatgcttatttattcatttatttccatgTCATCCAACTCACACATCAATATTACTAAgagcatttttattattaagtgtttacctaataatattatactgcATGACAACTGTATAGAGAGGTAAGAACACTACGTGTGttctataaatatatagaatatttttttctcgtAAGTCCTTAGTGGGATTCACTTTGAATtttcagcattagttgaatacaaaatattaatacCGTACTATTTATAAGCAATACTGACAGTATAGTAAGTGAAACTTACTATAGAACTGGATAGTGGATCTCGATTAATAAGTTAATGGAAGATAAAGTGAATACAGTATTCCCCTGTTGATAATTGGATCAATGATGGTAGGAACGGAAATGAATAATCAACAAACTAAGCTGCTCAATTTGATATTTACTTTATTCAACGAAACACTTCGTCATAACAGAATTTAGAATCTTTTGATCCTTCATGAAGGACGCAAGAGAACTCAGGAAAATTTAGATATTTGATTGAGTCAGTTATCTACCACTTCAAACTTGAGTACCGTAGTTTTGATGGTGTTCAAACGTTTGTTCAAGCTGTCATGGTGTGGTTCCAAGAATTTTTGGATGTTGAGGGTTTCTGAAGTTTCCTAACGACGTCCACTTGGTGGCAGATACTGTCGGCTACTCTGACCTCCGCTAGAGCCTCCTGATGCTCCACCGTTAGCTCCTCCTGATCCTCCGCCATTGGCACCTCCAGCTCCACCACTAGCACCGCCATTGGCTCCTCCACCATTAGCTCCACCAGCCCCGCCATTCTGAGCTCCATTTCCTCCCTTTCCATTGGCGCCACCTGATGCTCCGCCTCCATTAGCACCCGATGAACCTCCACCATTGGCGCCGCCTCCATATCCTCCAGCACCTCCCTGACCTTCGGATCCTCCCTGGGAGCCTCCGGATCCACCTCCGTAGCCACCACCTAAATCATATGAATCTTGTTATTCATCTCCTATTTTCAGAGCAGTTGAAGCTTTGAGGCATAAGATATTTCGTATAACATAgttattttagaatattatctttcaacattttaaaaagtttagtTTATCATTCGTTTTCAGAGCCGTTCAAGTTTAGAggcatataatatattttgtataaCATTTCAGTCACATTATTTAGTTTTTAACTCCTCACATTGCACCTTAGTTGGAAAACGTGGCTGGAATCCATTATTAACATATTACAAGACTACGGTACATTCAATACTTGACTAAAGTGAATTTTATGATTTCATTAACaacttaaaatgaaatattttattccaataaaaGTATTTGCACGGGTTTGTAGCTATACAAAGCCCAGTTGCTATTCATCCTTAATATTTTAcactattttaaaaatactattatttaattatttgagatcAGTGAAAAGGGACTTGACATGAGCTAATCTGTGAGAAACCTCTAATAGCCTGACCACACCTTCTTGTAGGGctactataataatttcttcagtaGTGTATGCCCACTATTTACACCACAGCAGTAGTATACCCTATGTGTGACAATACTCTGAACCATGCTCTGTAAAAATACAAGTCAGAAACTCCGATAATTGTGTGAAACTTGGGGCTCCAGCAGTTTGATCAAGTAAATGATTAGCTTAGAGAAGCCAACTCAAATGGATAGATTACTcgaatataatattgttgtgaTCCTCTCAGTCCAGCAAtctatcaatgaatatactATCTAAAAATTGTTATTCCACTGCTTTActgttgtttcattgaattttttaaaataatttcactattttattctttttcatcTTATTGAGGAAGAGATATTAATTTTACCTGGGGCACCACCTTGAGATCCTCCCTGACCGCCTCCTTGAGGACCTCCCTGACCGCCTCCTTGAGGACCTCCTGACCGCCTCCTTGAGGACCTCCCTGACCGCCTCCTTGAGGACCTCCCTGACCGCCTCCTTGAGGACCTCCTTGACCTCCCTGAGGACCTCCTTGACCACCTCCCTGTCCACCTCCAGGAGCTCCTCCCTGACCTCCTCCTTGAGCTCCTCCCTGACCGCCTCCCGGTGAAGGTGGCAGGTATCCGCGACCGTTACCCCCTCCACCGCCACCTCCTAGCTCGCTGACATCAGCAATTATGAGGGTGGCGAGACAGAGCACGCCGAAAGCGAGTACAATTCTGGCAGCCtgtcaaaaaatcaaattcatcaATCCATTTTACATAGAAATAAACTAGCTATCAATCAATTGCTCATTCATAACTGCTTCATGGATCGTATTACTTTTCTGATTTGAGATCTGAATTCAGAACAGATTGATGTATAGATCACTGAACTTGAACGTCATGAGTAAACTGAATTTTCTAACTTAAATTGTTAATGAACATTTCTTTTGGTGAAATTTCAATAGCGTGGATAGAATAACTATATCATAGAATACACGCAACATCCTTCAAGCTCCtatttttttcacaataatacatCACGAATGTATTAGATATTAGAATTGATGATATTATTGGGATGAATTCAATTGTTAAATACTGGTACAAAGATTGATTTCAATCTTTGAATGTCGaccatttataataatttcattggACAATCAATCACCTGCTTGGAGCCGATTATAAGAATATTGCAGGTACATACGAGTTATAGcagaataatatatttcacaatttttcacctattttgtattaaaatggagtggaaatagaaaagaataatcaTCATATAAATCAAGTAAAGTATTTTTCGTTAAAACAATGAGCTAATCATTTAAAAACCAAATAATTTTCTAAAGATGGaatgaattgagaaattatgaGAGATTATTTTAATTGCAATAGTTTTATCTTATTGCTATAATTTTGGATTTTCTTCAATACCCTATTATAGTAGGCCTCAAATATGCCTAAAGGCACTAGAATAaacttatatctataattaatTGCAGGTTAGTTGCTAGTTGATGACTAAACATTTTCCTCAACTGTTAAGTCAACTTATAAGTCCATAAAAAGCTTGGAATCACAAGTCTTCAGGTCTATAGAAACCTTATAGACCTTGACATGTCTCATGAAAAGATGACATCTAAGATTTTTAaaacatagataataattgaGTTTCATTATACAAAAAAATCGAATCACAAGTCGAAGAGTAGAGtggtgaataaaattgatttacgATAATGAATTTCCTCGaggaaatttttctaaaaacttcAGTATCATAGAAGGAATCCAAGAGGGAGAGTTTTGAGTTGATACTGGTGTTTCTCTAACAATATTCCcataatttttggatagataGTTAGATGAATGGTATATGACATGTTAAAAAAACaatgattttgaattgattgaggAAAATGCAAATGGAACGTGTCGTTCTCAAAAATGTCTACAATACTGAACCATACTATACTGGATGAATGAATCGAATTAATAAGACTCTCCTCAACATTGGcatgatttttcaaatgatgATTTAgcattatatgaaattcaaaaattattaaattatttcacaactatagtgaggtccacgttatcaaTGGCAGGGGATGAATTTTTGTaactgagattgaatattttaaaattattcattatagcctatttctacattgttgtaaAACAATCTTTTCTAGCagagatagaaaaggatagcgctatctcaaATTCAAATAGTCTTTATTCCAGAAAATGCGattatacaatttataataaatacaattacaataattgtaatagaaATGTATGGAATACCTCTACAAATACTATACATATCGGTGCTTTGTcagctttattgaatgataggcaaggatggCAACacaaatattaattaaacatttaactgccattataacgtgaacctcactatactgCTATGAAAAAGATAAGTTTTAGATTCTtgcaattgaattttaaatttttttgtgaaattcaACCATATTTATGATTTTAAATCACTAATTAGTTGTTTGAAATTGTTCTCTCTCAATCAATGCTCTATGATTTTTGAATACAGCATTAActaaatgagaaaatgaaagtGAAGAAAATTTGTAggtggaaaaagagagaagattGCAGTATCATAGAATTGCTACCATATATATTATACTTATAGATGAATTATTAAGCTAATTAAACAAAATTGAATTCGTTAAGAATTAAATTCTACTCACCATTATGCACTAAAGATCCAAAGTAGTTAGTTGGTTGCTTTAGGAAGATGATGTGAAGAGTTACGGTACACTTGGAAACTGATGACTGATGTGGGCTGGTGCGCAGTTTTATACGGTGATTGGCGAAGGGCAAATCACGATGTACAAcaataaaatcatgaaaaacttGGCTACTGCATGATAGCAGTTGGAAGGCTGTCAGTCACCTTTTCTTTCAACTCACCATTGATTGAGTCTCCAATCTGAATAGACTACGTACGAAGAACCATCAGGACCTTCAATACTATAGAggtcttcttctccatcatcttcatctccttctttcttttccctttcttttttcttttcttatttTTGTCTAATTATTTCTCTTGTTGTTGATGTTCTTCTTTGTCATCGCCTCTATTCTTTTTTTCTATTCCattatcctcttctcctcctatACTCTTCTAATTTACTTCTTCTCTGGATTATTCTTCTCTTCCACCTTATGCCTCGCTTCCTactttctcattttcttcttctctgtaTTATTCTCCTCTTTTACCATGTCCCCTTACGATTATTTTTCTGTTCTCCTCCCTTACTTATTCTCTTCTCACCTCTCCCTACAACGCACCTTATCTTTTTCATATTCAACCTTTTAATACTTCATGCTGTTTCATCTTCTTCTGTATCCTCTAGTTCCTCTACTAAATTCCGCATATTATTATCCTTTCTCTTTATACCCTTATTTTCCTTATTCAACTTCTTTTACCTCTCACTTCAGTTTCCTCTTCAGCTTCAcatattttttttcatcttttcccGTCGGTCTTCcacttcatcatcttcttttccttctttttctgctTTGTCACAACTGAATCCTCGctttttctatatttatattcattactACTCTCCTCCTTATCTACCTATTTGCTCCACTTCTTCTCATTCCCATCTGCTTCCTCTAATTCCTATCTTTATCATAGTCCTTCTTCAATCATGTTGTTGAACAATATTGCTATAATTGTGTTTGCTtctgtttttgtgttttttcgttccagttcttcatttttcattctaaAATTTCTTCTCGTTTTCTCTTTCTCTGCTCCTTTCTAATcttacttcatcttcttcctcacATCATCTTTTTCCTTTTCCGCGTTTATGTCTTTCCTTCTTATTTTTGCTTGTGCTCCgatctttttattatttttcatcttcctATCTTCTCTTTCAACTAACTTTTCCTTTCTCTTCATCTGCTATCCTTCACTCTTGTTCCTCGTCCACCTTATCCTCTTTTTCctccttattatttttctcctcctccccctcctccaacTCCTTAATTATTCCTTGATGATCTCTTCATTTGAACACCTCTTCTCTGTTCTCACTATCATCACGtcttttcctcctttttttCTAACGAATGAATGATTAAATTACATAATCAGAGTAGCAATACACTTCGTC
The sequence above is drawn from the Nilaparvata lugens isolate BPH chromosome 2, ASM1435652v1, whole genome shotgun sequence genome and encodes:
- the LOC111045771 gene encoding keratin, type I cytoskeletal 9; amino-acid sequence: MAARIVLAFGVLCLATLIIADVSELGGGGGGGNGRGYLPPSPGGGQGGAQGGGQGGAPGGGQGGGQGGPQGGQGGPQGGGQGGPQGGGQGGPQGGGQEVLKEAVREVLKEAVREDLKVVPQVVATEVDPEAPREDPKVREVLEDMEAAPMVEVHRVLMEAEHQVAPMEREEMELRMAGLVELMVEEPMAVLVVELEVPMAEDQEELTVEHQEALAEVRVADSICHQVDVVRKLQKPSTSKNSWNHTMTA